Proteins found in one Pseudomonadota bacterium genomic segment:
- a CDS encoding zinc-dependent metalloprotease: TALLAVWRNSAMVASRYVGGVQVDRAVVGQDGGGDPLTPIAADRQREAMAMLADKVFAPDAFDMPPALLRQTLPQRRGFDHFGKTEDPKVHDAVLAIQSVALDHLLHPVVMKRLTDSAEYGNDYTLGQMMTELTDAIFKADAKGEINSYRQQLQANYVARLSAMADGGDAAKAYHAPAVAMASYSLKRIGEMLDGKGRRDVESAAHVYALQLKIERALATQS; the protein is encoded by the coding sequence ACGGCGTTGCTCGCCGTGTGGCGCAACTCGGCCATGGTGGCCTCGCGTTACGTGGGCGGCGTGCAGGTGGATCGTGCGGTGGTGGGCCAGGACGGCGGTGGCGATCCGCTCACGCCGATCGCCGCAGACCGTCAGCGCGAGGCGATGGCGATGCTAGCGGATAAGGTGTTCGCGCCCGATGCCTTCGATATGCCGCCGGCCCTGCTCCGCCAGACGCTGCCCCAGCGTCGTGGCTTCGATCACTTCGGCAAGACGGAAGATCCGAAGGTGCACGATGCCGTGCTGGCGATTCAAAGCGTCGCCCTCGATCACCTGCTGCACCCGGTGGTGATGAAGCGCCTCACCGACAGCGCGGAGTACGGCAATGACTACACCCTCGGCCAGATGATGACGGAACTGACCGACGCCATCTTCAAGGCCGACGCCAAGGGCGAGATCAACTCCTATCGCCAGCAGCTTCAGGCCAACTACGTGGCGCGCCTGTCGGCCATGGCCGACGGGGGTGATGCGGCCAAGGCTTACCACGCGCCGGCAGTGGCGATGGCGTCCTACAGCCTCAAGCGTATCGGCGAGATGCTGGACGGCAAGGGGCGTCGCGACGTGGAGAGTGCAGCGCACGTCTACGCGTTGCAGCTGAAGATCGAGCGGGCGTTGGCGACGCAGAGCTAG
- a CDS encoding transglutaminase domain-containing protein: MASIPFEANGVQIRPGEPLHLTLSLRQSARAAERYAQSTVIVEAVRPDALDLVVAGQDRFTSPPLPRHSEASFVIDFDEPELAPLDAQAKDLDPASDAPPATADLARLVFEALPEKTYARSFDLASQAVRAGAGDCTEHSVLLAALSRAQGLPARVVFGALIVAEANAAYGHAWNEVFVDGAWRLVDATLPDAEEQATLFYVPMATFDNEGPGYTLGLFDSLGSLPSKISLRPADR, from the coding sequence GTGGCCTCGATTCCCTTCGAGGCCAACGGCGTGCAGATCAGGCCCGGCGAGCCCCTCCACCTGACCCTGTCCCTGCGCCAGAGCGCGCGGGCCGCGGAACGCTACGCGCAGAGCACGGTGATCGTGGAGGCCGTTCGCCCCGATGCGCTCGATCTGGTGGTGGCGGGACAGGATCGCTTTACCTCGCCGCCGTTGCCCCGTCACTCCGAGGCGAGCTTCGTCATCGATTTCGACGAGCCCGAACTCGCCCCTCTCGATGCCCAGGCCAAGGACCTGGATCCGGCCAGTGATGCACCTCCTGCCACCGCGGATCTCGCCCGCCTGGTCTTCGAAGCACTGCCTGAGAAGACCTACGCGCGGAGCTTCGATCTCGCCTCGCAAGCCGTCCGCGCCGGGGCCGGCGACTGTACGGAGCACTCGGTGTTGCTGGCGGCCCTGAGCCGTGCGCAAGGCCTGCCAGCCCGCGTGGTGTTCGGGGCGTTGATCGTGGCCGAGGCAAACGCTGCCTACGGCCACGCGTGGAACGAAGTGTTCGTGGACGGTGCATGGCGCCTCGTCGACGCCACCCTGCCCGATGCCGAGGAACAGGCGACCCTGTTCTACGTGCCCATGGCCACCTTCGACAACGAGGGCCCGGGCTACACGCTCGGCCTGTTCGACTCCCTGGGCTCCCTGCCCTCGAAGATCTCGCTACGGCCGGCCGATAGGTAG
- a CDS encoding slipin family protein: MFLFTNHIVRKHERGLLFHNGDFKRFLDPGKYRFFNWRGRYTVQRFDIATPRFQHPLTDYLVTCEADATAERLEVVSTGANEVAVISYDGRPAQVLGPAQRRLYWKGVVALGVERFDIEQDVMLDLPVARRLFTAHEQEHVDGLQAAVNLSVVQAGCAGLLYVEGELVKSLAAGTYAFWRLRSAVRLEQVDTRVRTLDVSGQEILTRDKVSLRINVTATYQVRDAQTAWTAAKDPLDHLYKEVQFALRAVVGTRTLDALLEDKEAINHSVLEGVKARFAAIGIEVLGLGVKDIILPGEMKSLLGQVVEAEKAAQANVIRRREETNATRSLLNTAKVMESNSVALRLKELETLEKVTEKIGSLSVHTGAGAGLESLLSDLVRLKQ; this comes from the coding sequence ATGTTCTTGTTTACTAACCACATCGTGCGCAAGCACGAGCGCGGTCTCCTGTTTCACAACGGGGACTTCAAGCGCTTCCTCGACCCGGGGAAGTACCGGTTCTTCAACTGGCGGGGTCGCTACACCGTCCAGCGCTTCGATATCGCGACGCCGCGGTTTCAGCACCCGCTGACGGACTACCTCGTGACCTGCGAGGCGGACGCCACGGCGGAACGCCTCGAGGTAGTGAGCACGGGCGCCAACGAGGTGGCCGTGATCTCCTACGACGGTCGTCCGGCACAGGTGCTCGGGCCGGCGCAGCGGCGCCTGTACTGGAAGGGTGTGGTCGCGCTTGGCGTCGAGCGCTTCGACATCGAGCAAGACGTGATGCTCGACCTCCCCGTGGCACGGCGCTTGTTCACCGCCCACGAGCAGGAGCACGTGGACGGACTGCAAGCCGCGGTCAACTTGAGCGTGGTACAGGCGGGTTGCGCCGGCTTGCTCTACGTCGAAGGTGAGCTCGTGAAGTCGCTGGCGGCCGGCACCTACGCCTTCTGGCGTCTGCGCTCGGCCGTGCGCCTGGAGCAGGTGGACACGCGGGTGCGCACGCTCGACGTCTCGGGGCAGGAGATCCTGACCCGCGACAAGGTGAGCCTGCGCATCAACGTGACCGCCACCTACCAGGTGCGCGACGCACAGACCGCCTGGACGGCAGCGAAGGACCCGCTGGATCACCTCTACAAGGAGGTCCAGTTCGCCCTGCGGGCAGTGGTCGGCACCCGAACCCTCGATGCGCTGCTCGAGGATAAGGAGGCCATCAACCACTCGGTGCTCGAGGGGGTGAAGGCCCGCTTCGCCGCCATCGGCATCGAGGTGCTTGGCCTTGGCGTGAAGGACATCATCCTGCCCGGCGAGATGAAGTCCTTGCTCGGCCAGGTGGTGGAGGCGGAGAAGGCGGCCCAGGCCAACGTAATCCGTCGCCGTGAGGAGACCAACGCCACGCGTTCGCTCCTCAACACGGCCAAGGTGATGGAGAGCAACAGCGTCGCCCTGCGCCTGAAGGAGCTGGAGACGCTGGAGAAGGTGACCGAGAAGATCGGTTCACTCTCCGTGCACACCGGCGCCGGTGCCGGGCTCGAGTCGCTGCTCAGCGATCTCGTGCGCCTGAAACAGTAA
- a CDS encoding phenylalanine 4-monooxygenase has translation MITDRPRDTTIPEMGNAFFDPLLQDAGHGITGPGGALHRYARRPAGYRLEEEDFDTTAWRLQRQPRYTDAEHERWRLLYENQRRLLPGRACQDFMRGFDALSPQFDSGIPDFEDLNRVLRPATGWSVIAVPELIPDNVFFWHLENRRFPAGAFIRGGHPQTTKVRDANKGRAPEHVEYTQVEDDLFYLEEPDMFHDVFGHVPMLMDPFFADYVQAYGAGGRRAIEYNRLKNFGALYWYTVEFGLIQEEEGLRVYGAGILSSPDETLYSLYSPSPHRVKLVPERVMRTDYVISDFQDTYFVIDSIQALHDATAGRDFTPIYRKLPAGFTYATTSCLDTDVVLHEGTQEYKFNGGAGRPRAMAHVEKLRAEFGV, from the coding sequence GTGATCACCGATCGCCCCCGCGACACCACTATCCCCGAGATGGGCAACGCCTTCTTCGACCCGCTGCTCCAAGACGCGGGCCACGGCATCACCGGCCCCGGCGGCGCCCTGCACCGTTATGCCCGCCGTCCCGCCGGCTATCGTCTGGAAGAGGAAGACTTCGACACCACGGCCTGGCGCCTCCAGCGCCAGCCCCGCTACACGGACGCGGAACACGAGCGCTGGCGCCTGCTCTACGAGAACCAGCGCCGCCTCCTGCCCGGGCGCGCCTGCCAGGACTTCATGCGCGGCTTCGATGCCCTGAGCCCCCAGTTCGACAGTGGCATCCCCGATTTCGAGGACCTGAACAGGGTGCTGCGCCCCGCCACGGGCTGGAGCGTGATCGCCGTGCCCGAACTCATTCCGGACAACGTCTTCTTCTGGCACCTGGAAAACCGGCGCTTTCCCGCCGGTGCCTTCATCCGCGGCGGGCATCCGCAGACGACCAAGGTGCGCGACGCCAACAAGGGGCGCGCCCCTGAGCACGTGGAGTACACGCAGGTGGAGGACGACCTCTTCTACTTGGAAGAGCCGGACATGTTCCACGACGTGTTCGGCCACGTGCCCATGCTCATGGACCCCTTCTTCGCCGACTACGTGCAGGCCTACGGCGCCGGCGGACGCCGCGCCATCGAGTACAACCGCCTGAAGAACTTCGGTGCCCTCTACTGGTACACGGTGGAGTTCGGCCTGATCCAGGAGGAGGAGGGGCTGCGCGTGTACGGGGCGGGCATCCTGTCCTCGCCGGACGAGACCCTGTACTCGCTCTACTCGCCGAGCCCCCATCGGGTGAAGCTCGTGCCCGAGCGGGTGATGCGCACGGACTACGTGATCAGTGACTTCCAGGATACGTACTTCGTAATCGACTCCATCCAGGCCCTGCACGATGCGACGGCCGGCCGCGACTTCACGCCGATCTACCGCAAGCTGCCTGCTGGGTTCACCTACGCCACGACGTCCTGTCTGGACACGGACGTAGTGCTCCACGAGGGCACCCAGGAGTACAAGTTCAACGGCGGTGCCGGGCGTCCGCGGGCCATGGCGCACGTGGAGAAGTTGCGGGCGGAGTTCGGCGTCTAG
- a CDS encoding VOC family protein, with the protein MDVATVLTFDDQAQAAAAYYTSIFPRSRLIQTTYAPAGLPATEGSVMSVSFELAGRPFLAMNTGPGFAIGQSASLAALCDAQSEVDVYWQRLLADGGEALAYGWLKDRFGVSWQVAPKVLYQLMADHDPGRRARAIAAMMGMGKLDAQALLLAADSQELPPSE; encoded by the coding sequence ATGGACGTCGCTACCGTTTTGACCTTCGATGATCAGGCGCAAGCCGCGGCGGCGTACTACACGTCCATCTTCCCGCGCTCGCGCCTGATCCAGACCACCTACGCGCCTGCCGGCTTGCCGGCGACCGAGGGGTCGGTGATGAGCGTGTCCTTCGAACTGGCGGGCCGCCCTTTTCTGGCCATGAATACGGGCCCGGGATTTGCCATCGGTCAGTCGGCATCCCTAGCCGCCCTCTGCGATGCGCAGTCGGAGGTGGACGTGTACTGGCAACGCCTGTTGGCGGACGGAGGTGAGGCCCTGGCCTACGGGTGGCTCAAGGATCGCTTCGGCGTGTCCTGGCAGGTCGCGCCGAAGGTGCTGTACCAGCTCATGGCGGACCATGATCCTGGGCGCCGCGCCCGCGCTATCGCAGCGATGATGGGTATGGGTAAGTTGGATGCCCAGGCCCTGCTGCTGGCCGCCGACAGCCAGGAACTACCACCTAGCGAATAG
- a CDS encoding DUF2959 domain-containing protein produces MQLPRLVASACLALLLGACSTVYYDTLEQFGVHKREILVDRVEDARASQVDAAEQFTTALEKFRSVVDFDGGDLERLYNDLNRELERSQAKASKVTERIDAIEDVAGALFREWEGELDQYSSESLRAQSRRQLEDTRGRYDEMLGAMRRAEARIAPALAPFADQVLFLKHNLNAQAIASLRGEVAVIEADVESLISELEAAIAAADQFISTDAV; encoded by the coding sequence ATGCAGCTCCCTCGTCTCGTCGCCAGCGCTTGCCTGGCTCTCCTCCTCGGCGCCTGTTCCACCGTCTACTACGACACGCTGGAACAGTTCGGTGTGCACAAGCGCGAGATCCTCGTCGATCGGGTGGAAGACGCCCGCGCCTCGCAGGTGGATGCCGCGGAGCAGTTCACCACGGCCCTCGAGAAATTCCGCAGCGTGGTGGACTTCGACGGTGGCGATCTCGAACGCCTCTACAACGACCTCAACCGTGAGCTCGAGCGCTCGCAGGCCAAGGCGAGCAAGGTGACCGAGCGGATCGATGCGATCGAGGATGTGGCCGGCGCCCTGTTCCGCGAGTGGGAGGGCGAGCTCGATCAGTACAGCAGCGAGAGCCTGCGCGCGCAGAGCCGTCGCCAGCTCGAAGACACGCGGGGGCGCTACGATGAGATGCTCGGCGCCATGCGGCGGGCCGAGGCGCGGATCGCGCCGGCGCTGGCGCCCTTCGCCGATCAGGTGCTCTTCCTCAAGCACAACCTGAACGCCCAGGCGATCGCCTCCCTGCGCGGGGAAGTGGCGGTGATCGAGGCTGACGTGGAGTCCTTGATCAGCGAACTGGAGGCAGCCATCGCCGCTGCCGATCAGTTCATCTCCACGGACGCGGTGTAG
- a CDS encoding aldo/keto reductase produces the protein MAGPAPDTPARLIYGCMRLVGDGSAADRERGKRAVHAAVDAGYRTFDHADIYGAGECERLFGEVLAASPGLRDELTLIGKCGIRMADAHGPKRYDFSREHLLTSVDGSLDRLGVEHLDVLLLHRPDYLFDPEEVAEAFRTLREAGKVRTFGVSNFSPSQVDLLASALDAPLVANQVEINLRHLDTLSDGTLDQCLQRHMTPQAWSPLAGVINTDLTPTFTTEDKQRLDQELTEQATRYEAAPWQIALAFLLKHPAKIAPIVGSTTPQRIAAATATTHLQYTRADWYRLLEARQGKPVP, from the coding sequence ATGGCAGGCCCCGCGCCCGACACCCCTGCACGCCTCATTTACGGCTGCATGCGCCTGGTTGGCGATGGCAGCGCCGCCGATCGCGAGCGAGGTAAGCGCGCCGTGCACGCGGCCGTGGACGCGGGCTACCGCACCTTCGACCATGCGGACATCTACGGCGCCGGCGAGTGCGAGCGCCTGTTCGGTGAGGTGTTGGCAGCGTCGCCGGGCCTGCGCGACGAACTCACCCTGATCGGCAAGTGCGGCATCCGCATGGCGGACGCTCACGGCCCGAAACGCTACGACTTCTCCCGCGAGCACCTGCTCACGAGCGTCGATGGGAGCTTAGACCGCCTGGGCGTCGAGCACCTGGATGTCCTGCTCCTGCACCGTCCCGATTACCTGTTCGACCCCGAAGAGGTGGCCGAGGCCTTCAGGACCCTGCGCGAGGCAGGCAAGGTGCGCACCTTCGGCGTCAGCAACTTCTCACCCTCTCAGGTAGATCTGCTCGCGAGTGCCCTCGACGCCCCGCTCGTCGCCAACCAGGTGGAGATCAACCTAAGGCACCTCGACACCCTGTCGGATGGCACCCTCGACCAATGCCTGCAACGACACATGACCCCCCAGGCCTGGTCGCCCCTCGCCGGCGTGATCAACACGGACCTAACGCCCACATTCACCACCGAAGACAAACAACGGCTAGACCAGGAACTCACCGAGCAAGCCACCCGCTACGAGGCAGCCCCCTGGCAAATCGCCCTAGCCTTCCTACTAAAACACCCAGCCAAAATCGCCCCCATCGTAGGCTCCACCACCCCCCAACGGATCGCAGCCGCTACAGCAACCACCCACCTCCAGTACACGAGAGCGGACTGGTACCGCCTACTGGAGGCCCGCCAGGGCAAACCAGTCCCCTAG
- a CDS encoding zinc-binding dehydrogenase, with translation MSEPTRSFALTLKEEGFTTTTPSGPYVESLDPYLEATEVEVPAPGEGQVLIRLIMSPVNPSDVHFIKGEYGLPRVRGDVAGFEGCGEVVAAGAGGEELVGQRVAFTRAKTGTGAWSEFVLGEARSCIALPEAIKDEDAAAFFVNPLTAVGMINEVVNTKSSAVIITAGASQLSKLMVGLARDRDLTSIVLVRRASQIQALKDLGATHVLDQTSASFADDLKALIAESKPRVLLDAVADEVSSKVFFAMPSRSRWLIYGLLDTKPTVLDQLGQLIFMGKSIEGFWLSSWLPALEDNARRQVFGEVVDRFVRGVWHTDVREQIPLREAHARLPKAMEGANVGKVMIVP, from the coding sequence ATGTCTGAGCCCACCCGCAGCTTCGCCCTCACCCTCAAGGAAGAGGGCTTCACCACGACCACCCCCAGTGGCCCCTACGTGGAGTCGCTCGATCCCTACCTGGAGGCGACGGAGGTCGAGGTGCCGGCCCCGGGCGAAGGGCAGGTGCTGATTCGGCTCATCATGTCGCCGGTGAATCCTTCGGACGTGCACTTCATCAAGGGCGAGTACGGCCTGCCGCGCGTGCGCGGTGACGTGGCGGGCTTCGAGGGCTGTGGTGAGGTGGTCGCCGCCGGGGCTGGTGGTGAGGAGTTGGTCGGTCAGCGCGTAGCCTTCACCCGGGCCAAGACGGGCACGGGGGCGTGGTCGGAGTTCGTCCTCGGCGAGGCGCGCAGCTGCATCGCCCTGCCGGAGGCGATCAAGGACGAGGACGCCGCCGCCTTCTTCGTCAATCCGCTCACCGCCGTCGGCATGATCAATGAAGTCGTTAACACCAAGTCCTCGGCCGTGATCATTACCGCCGGCGCCAGCCAGCTGAGCAAGCTGATGGTCGGCCTCGCCCGCGATCGCGATCTCACGAGCATCGTGCTCGTGCGCCGGGCCAGCCAGATCCAGGCGCTGAAGGACCTGGGGGCGACCCACGTCCTCGATCAGACCTCGGCGTCCTTCGCCGACGACCTCAAGGCCCTCATCGCCGAGTCCAAGCCCCGAGTGCTGCTCGACGCCGTGGCCGACGAGGTGTCGTCCAAGGTGTTCTTCGCCATGCCGTCGCGGTCGCGTTGGCTCATCTACGGCCTGCTCGACACCAAGCCCACCGTGCTCGACCAGCTGGGGCAGCTGATCTTCATGGGCAAGTCGATCGAGGGCTTCTGGCTATCCTCCTGGCTCCCGGCTCTCGAGGACAATGCGCGGCGCCAGGTGTTCGGTGAGGTGGTGGACCGCTTCGTGCGTGGGGTGTGGCACACGGATGTGCGTGAGCAGATTCCCCTGCGCGAGGCCCACGCGCGCCTGCCCAAAGCCATGGAAGGGGCGAACGTCGGCAAGGTGATGATCGTCCCCTAA
- a CDS encoding alpha/beta hydrolase-fold protein, whose amino-acid sequence MMHRSIRLLAFPAVLSLFLSAAAFAQGGPPPGGGKPPPPPPGLESGKLDSKVLGMALDYHVLLPKGYAEGDQRYPVVYWLHGTNGSSKGASAIVSRMFLPAMASGKAPPMILVFPDGLKQAMWVDSKDGRVPMEQMLVRELVPHIDATYRTLASSSGRLVEGGSMGGYGAARLGLKYPQLFGAASMLSAGPMQEVLDPEQAPIVGRAHAQDVLDRVYGGDQEYFRSQSPWALAGQYAESLPESFSLRLIVGDSDPVLGPNKRFSARLTELGIAHSYMELEGVGHSPRELFGALRVSPEYWAFFADVF is encoded by the coding sequence ATGATGCATCGATCGATTCGCCTTCTCGCGTTCCCCGCAGTGCTTTCGCTGTTCCTATCGGCAGCGGCGTTCGCCCAGGGCGGCCCGCCGCCTGGGGGCGGCAAGCCGCCACCGCCACCGCCGGGCCTGGAGTCTGGCAAGCTCGACAGCAAGGTCCTCGGGATGGCGCTCGATTACCACGTGTTGCTGCCCAAGGGTTACGCCGAGGGGGATCAGCGTTACCCCGTCGTGTACTGGCTGCACGGCACCAACGGGTCGTCGAAGGGGGCGAGCGCTATCGTCTCGCGCATGTTCTTGCCCGCCATGGCCAGCGGCAAGGCGCCGCCGATGATCCTCGTGTTCCCCGATGGCCTCAAGCAGGCCATGTGGGTGGATTCGAAGGACGGGCGCGTGCCGATGGAGCAGATGTTGGTGCGTGAGCTCGTGCCGCACATCGACGCGACCTACCGCACGCTTGCCTCGTCGAGCGGGCGCCTGGTCGAGGGCGGCAGCATGGGCGGCTACGGCGCCGCGCGCCTCGGCTTGAAGTACCCGCAGCTGTTTGGCGCGGCCTCCATGTTGAGCGCGGGGCCGATGCAGGAGGTGTTGGATCCGGAGCAGGCACCCATCGTCGGCCGGGCGCATGCTCAGGACGTGCTCGACCGCGTGTACGGCGGGGATCAGGAGTACTTCCGCTCACAAAGCCCTTGGGCGCTCGCGGGGCAGTACGCGGAGTCGTTGCCGGAGAGCTTCAGCCTGCGGCTGATCGTGGGCGACAGCGATCCGGTGCTAGGGCCGAACAAGCGCTTCTCCGCCCGTCTTACCGAGCTGGGGATAGCGCATAGCTACATGGAGCTTGAAGGCGTGGGGCATTCGCCCCGGGAGTTGTTCGGTGCCTTGCGGGTGAGTCCGGAGTACTGGGCGTTCTTCGCAGACGTTTTCTAG
- a CDS encoding type II toxin-antitoxin system RelE/ParE family toxin, whose protein sequence is MVRWADQAKTDLKAIYLFIARDSEYYAKKVVSELVDKAELLSDLPHLGRAIPELGDVSVREISAYSYRIIYAVTPPDDSVCVLAIVHKRRDFAPSEIGR, encoded by the coding sequence GTGGTGAGATGGGCCGATCAGGCCAAGACGGATCTCAAAGCCATCTACCTCTTCATCGCGCGAGACTCAGAGTACTACGCCAAGAAAGTCGTCAGCGAACTCGTCGATAAGGCCGAGCTACTCAGCGACCTCCCGCACCTCGGCCGTGCCATACCAGAGCTAGGCGATGTCAGCGTGAGAGAGATCTCCGCCTACTCTTACCGAATCATCTACGCGGTCACGCCGCCCGACGATAGCGTCTGTGTCCTCGCTATCGTTCACAAGCGCAGAGACTTCGCCCCTTCTGAGATCGGTAGGTAG
- the clpX gene encoding ATP-dependent Clp protease ATP-binding subunit ClpX, with the protein MSSPPPQPSPIAACSFCSKPRYDVATLISGEGGYICDGCIRHCADILNGDAPEAAPTIESPRALLEHLSSRLIGQEAAKRQLAVSVFHHQYGKRGAGSSRLLRKQNLLFLGPTGSGKTYMMQSLAKSLNIPMVTVSATAYTQTGYVGDEVESMLRYLLERCDNNIERAESGIVFIDEIDKIATTGSGPSETQFRDVSGAGVQQDLLTMMEGTVVRLPAGGGPRHLTQDFIEIDTSNIMFVASGAFVGIEDIVEQRLYEKTKGESDEPEDEHLKRQENKLRQQVLIEDLIEFGLLPEFAGRFAAYVPFDHLLIDDLLAILRNPNGSPVCEYQRYFQAYGVELVVDEGALLALAEQAEALATGARGLRSIVDRCFRDVLFELPEWRGVRRVVFGRDAALGTREPGLEH; encoded by the coding sequence ATGAGTTCCCCCCCGCCGCAGCCATCCCCCATCGCCGCCTGCTCCTTCTGCAGCAAGCCGCGCTACGATGTCGCGACCCTGATCTCCGGTGAAGGGGGATACATCTGCGATGGGTGCATCCGCCACTGTGCAGACATCCTGAACGGCGATGCGCCCGAGGCCGCGCCTACCATCGAGTCTCCGCGCGCTCTGCTCGAGCATCTCTCGAGCCGGCTGATCGGCCAGGAAGCTGCCAAGCGCCAGCTGGCCGTCTCCGTCTTCCACCACCAATACGGCAAGCGGGGCGCCGGCTCGTCACGCTTGCTGCGCAAGCAAAACCTGCTGTTCCTAGGGCCCACCGGTTCCGGCAAGACCTACATGATGCAGTCGCTCGCGAAGAGCCTGAACATCCCCATGGTCACCGTGTCAGCCACCGCCTACACGCAAACCGGCTACGTGGGCGATGAGGTGGAATCGATGCTGCGCTACCTCCTCGAACGTTGCGACAACAACATCGAGCGCGCCGAGAGCGGCATCGTCTTCATCGACGAGATCGACAAGATCGCCACCACGGGCTCCGGCCCCAGCGAGACGCAGTTCCGCGACGTCTCCGGCGCAGGCGTGCAGCAGGACCTGCTCACCATGATGGAAGGCACCGTCGTGCGCCTGCCCGCCGGCGGCGGTCCGCGCCACCTCACGCAGGACTTCATCGAAATCGACACGAGCAACATCATGTTCGTGGCCTCCGGGGCCTTCGTCGGCATCGAGGACATCGTCGAGCAGCGCTTGTACGAGAAGACCAAGGGCGAGAGCGATGAGCCCGAGGACGAACACCTCAAGCGGCAGGAGAATAAGCTCCGCCAGCAGGTGCTCATCGAGGATCTCATCGAATTCGGCCTGTTGCCGGAGTTCGCCGGACGCTTCGCGGCTTACGTGCCCTTCGATCATCTGCTGATCGACGACCTACTCGCCATTCTGCGCAACCCGAACGGGTCGCCCGTGTGTGAGTACCAGCGGTACTTCCAGGCCTACGGCGTGGAACTGGTGGTGGACGAGGGCGCGTTGCTCGCCCTGGCCGAACAGGCCGAGGCGCTCGCCACCGGGGCGCGGGGACTGCGTTCGATCGTCGATCGGTGCTTTCGCGACGTCTTGTTCGAACTTCCCGAGTGGCGCGGCGTGCGGCGCGTGGTGTTCGGCCGCGACGCGGCCCTAGGCACGCGAGAACCCGGGCTGGAGCACTAG